One genomic window of Brienomyrus brachyistius isolate T26 chromosome 16, BBRACH_0.4, whole genome shotgun sequence includes the following:
- the zc3h13 gene encoding zinc finger CCCH domain-containing protein 13 isoform X1, producing MSKIRRKVTVENSKTISDSSGTPTPSRRPSVFERLGPSTGSNAAETHCRNWLKTGNCSYGNTCRYTHGTQARGKGFSGTYRSRSSERPTGDLRERMKNKRQDVEPDAQKRDTEETTSPTARQRDSSRGRHREKEDIKITKERTPASEEEQAEWEANREDSDNGDGDYDYELSLEMKRQKIQRELMKLEQENMDKREEIVIKKEEPVNKSRTSSLSKVSPEPSSSKGSPCSRKSSGSPKRKATAKATGSGKKEKASVISSPVSDQSRPSKAAHNKKKGPRTPSPPPPPATAESPVVGKKHKGKHKNKEKLEEKPKESKERGRDAEKHKDKKEKRRDRSESSHKPKRSATSEERSASASPPPREVSPKQHSPRPSAQKLPALASSPLHRSPSPPRRRRSPSPARHPSPSSRSGSSATPAYLRESGSPAPGRRSRSPAQRGPISTTTSSPPPRRLSPGRNRSRGRSERERSPAAHDRRHERRDESRGKREKDGQEERGYEAEQSVAREEREGRERREARERRETRADGRSGRDSLEYRDRERDRDRERERERERERERDRADSKRKEEPALEERGYGRGHAREDSGRTEARVESRPESRSERPGRGRGRTAEAADKGVRSSRSSQFEGGNGGGSFHDNWESRSSGGASSYPERSTDRGGTERERDRYEGDRRGEPARDSSYDRRGGHTERERRDRVSPPSNRHRGRSEEAEREERRDERRVDRADERREERERREREREREKEREKEREKEREREREKERAREREEREREREEREREREKEREREREERERDRKEREREREEREREREERERERKERERERQRDWEEREKSREERRERRDDPRDERSVRDTHEDRKSRKRQRMQSTSSPKPSPKRAREASPPDSDGYNSAEEKGGEKHRLLSQVVRPQEPPRSPPRALMEEKPSRWRDDDRKADKRDSGGVRGRHEEPQARGGDRRGGNDHLDSKEPQEPPPPAASAASGLEEKEAATAVAHDEGKKKTKSQKKGLKRNRKEEDGGAPPAERFSSEAPASQETPAPLLSPRKVPKKKALEKKRKHSRGGESDVSDEETHHHHHSKRKRGPRTPPPAAKEDGPSTGVTSQKPPAAADQPPVARTDAAFSDWSDEDVPERGEVPASSSVPPEKKAAPEAARRMSRGVRERPEPAIAPLLPQEPPAIAPLMQPQLPLQPLIPQHLLRKHQRSSSLGSNRSRSSSRRVRSPSSESAHRGGEEQPGPHSRRGRLQGAGSRDREREQERERERERERERERERDRSMAVEASSSERKSRIDQLKRGEPSRSTSSDRQDSRSHSSRRSSPESERQARSRAGSYDSREREKDREREREQFDRDRERKDPRQQQRADWERAEPEARDWVGRNRDPAAVLMRGGREPIRERDLRELRKREAELERDRHLAEGLLLHDRDRDHDRDRLLLGLPLHVEVKPDRAEFESLAREGASGEGEKSTDGTRSLEESCEVEKADSADDEDDGKAGDTQSAASGGEEYEPISDDELDEILADSTAQKREEQQQEEDKISGPRDVIDVDWSSLMPKQPSEPRTPGAALLRFTPGAVLLRAGVSRRLAGPQLIDRVREACRGELDDPKDADRLFEHELGALNMATLNRKEERAGLLRNLGPCCKALCARRDITIRRQLLKNDKGTTRQIYSATPVDNEILRLSVRLLKRKMASCGSSDAPGQERSEGALEVPPPATPPLSEVCAS from the exons ATGTCCAAGATAAGGCGGAAGGTAACAGTGGAGAATTCGAAGACTATATCTGACAGCAGCGGCACCCCAACCCCCTCACGCCGACCCAGCGTGTTTGAAAGACTCGGCCCCAGCACAGGAAGTAATGCTGCTGAG ACACACTGTAGAAATTGGCTGAAGACTGGGAATTGCAGTTACGGCAACACTTGTCGCTACACACATGGAACTCAGGCCAGGGGCAAAGGCTTCAGTGGAACATATCGAAG CAGGTCATCGGAGAGGCCCACTGGCGATCTCCGGGAGAGGATGAAGAACAAGAGGCAGGATGTGGAGCCTGATGCCCAGAAGAGAGATACAGAAGAGACAACGTCCCCTACAGCCAGA CAGCGAGATTCCTCCCGAGGCCGACATCGGGAAAAGGAGGATATAAAGATAACGAAAGAGCGAACACCTGCCAGCGAGGAAGAGCAAGCAGAGTGGGAAGCTAACCGCGAAG ACTCTGATAACGGTGACGGCGATTACGACTACGAGCTGTCTCTGGAGATGAAGAGGCAGAAGATCCAGCGGGAGCTGATGAAGCTGGAGCAGGAGAACATGGACAAGAGGGAGGAGATTGTTATCAAGAAAGAG GAACCGGTTAACAAGAGCCGGACCAGCAGCCTGTCGAAG GTTTCCCCTGAGCCCAGCAGTTCCAAAGGCTCCCCTTGCTCCCGGAAGTCCAGTGGGTCTCCCAAACGCAAGGCCACTGCTAAAGCCACAGGCTCCGGGAAAAAGGAGAAGGCATCTGTCATCTCCTCCCCCGTGTCGGATCAGAGCAG GCCCTCCAAGGCGGCTCACAACAAGAAGAAGGGTCCTCGCACTCCCagcccgccccctcccccggcCACGGCAGAGAGCCCCGTGGTGGGCAAGAAGCACAAGGGCAAGCACAAGAACAAGGAGAAGCTGGAGGAGAAGCCCAAAGAGAGCAAGGAGCGGGGCCGCGATGCCGAGAAGCACAAGGACAAGAAGGAGAAGCGCCG AGATCGCTCCGAGAGCTCCCACAAGCCCAAGCGGTCAGCCACTTCTGAAGAGAGATCGGCCAgcgcctcccccccaccccgggaggTGTCCCCCAAGCAGCATTCGCCCCGGCCGTCTGCCCAGAAGCTCCCTGCCCTCGCGTCCTCTCCCCTGCACCG GTCACCAAGCCCTCCACGCCGCCGCCGGAGCCCCTCACCCGCCCGGcatccctccccctcctcccgcTCCGGCTCATCAGCCACCCCGGCTTATCTGCGGGAGTCTGGCTCCCCGGCCCCGGGGCGGCGCTCTCGCTCACCGGCCCAGCGTGGCCCCATCAGCACCACCACCTCATCACCTCCACCGCGCCGGCTCAGTCCCGGGCGCAACCGCTCTCGGGGCCGCTCCGAGAGGGAGAGGAGTCCGGCCGCTCATGACCGGCGTCACGAGCGCAGAGATG AGTCCCGGGGCAAGAGGGAGAAAGACGGCCAGGAGGAGCGTGGCTACGAAGCGGAGCAGAGCGTGGCGCGTGAGGAGCGCGAGGGCCGCGAGCGGCGGGAGGCCCGGGAGCGCAGGGAGACCCGCGCCGACGGACGCTCCGGAAGAGACTCGCTGGAGTACAGGGATCGTGAGCGTGACCGGGACCGCGAGCGAGAGCGTGAGAGGGAACGCGAGAGGGAGCGTGACCGGGCCGACTCCAAGCGGAAGGAAGAGCCTGCCCTGGAGGAGCGAGGCTATGGGCGTGGCCACGCCCGCGAGGACAGCGGCCGCACTGAGGCCAGGGTGGAGTCTCGGCCAGAGTCCCGCTCAGAGAGGCCCGGAAGGGGGCGGGGCCGCACCGCCGAGGCTGCGGACAAAG GGGTCCGCAGCTCCCGGAGCTCCCAGTTTGAAGGTGGCAATGGGGGAGGTTCCTTCCATGACAACTGGGAGTCGCGCAGCAGTGGGGGAGCCAGCAGCTACCCCGAGCGAAGCACGGACCGGGGTGGCACTGAGCGGGAGCGTGACCGCTATGAAGGGGACCGCCGCGGGGAGCCGGCCAGGGACTCTTCATACGACCGCCGGGGAGGCCACACAGAGCGTGAGCGCCGGGACAGAG TCTCTCCCCCCTCGAACAGGCACCGGGGCCGCAGCgaggaggcagagagggaggagCGACGGGACGAGCGGCGAGTGGACCGGGCTGATGAACGGAGGGAGGAGCGGGAGAGACGGGAGCGGGAGCgtgagcgggagaaggagcgtgagaaggagagggagaaggagcgGGAGAGGGAACGGGAGAAGGAGCGTGCCCGGGAGCGTGAAGAGCGCGAGCGAGAGCGTGAAGAGCGGGAGCGAGAGCGTGAGAAAGAGCGGGAACGGGAGCGGGAGGAGCGGGAGCGTGATAGGAAGGAACGGGAGCGGGAACGGGAAGAGCGAGAGAGGGAGCGCGAggagcgtgagcgtgagaggaAGGAGAGGGAGCGGGAACGCCAGCGCGACTGGGAAGAGCGAGAGAAGAGCCGTGAGGAGCGCCGTGAACGCCGGGATGACCCACGGGATGAGCGCTCTGTCAGGGATACTCATGAGGACCGGAAGAGCAG GAAAAGGCAACGTATGCAGAGCACGTCCAGCCCCAAGCCTTCTCCAAAGAGAGCCAGGGAGGCCAGCCCCCCTGACAGCGATGGCTACAACAGTGCAGAGGAGAAAG GCGGTGAGAAGCACAGGCTTCTGAGTCAGGTGGTGCGCCCGCAGGAACCgccccgctctccccccaggGCCCTCATGGAGGAGAAGCCCAGCCGCTGGAGGGATGATGACCGCAAGGCCGATAAGCGAGACTCTGGCGGCGTCAGGGGCCGGCACGAGGAGCCACAGGCCCGGGGAGGAGACCGGCGTGGAGGGAACGACCACTTGGACAGTAAAGAGCCACAGGAGCcgccccctccggctgcctccgctgcCTCTGGCCTCGAGGAGAAGGAGGCAGCGACAGCAGTGGCCCACGATGAGGGCAAGAAGAAGACCAAGTCTCAGAAGAAGGGGCTGAAGAGGAACCgcaaggaggaggatgggggcgCTCCCCCCGCTGAACGCTTCAGCTCCGAAGCCCCTGCCTCGCAGGAGACCCCTGCTCCACTGCTGTCTCCCCGCAAGGTGCCCAAGAAGAAGGCGCTGGAGAAGAAGCGCAAGCACTCCCGGGGGGGCGAGTCCGATGTGTCTGACGAGGAgacacaccaccaccaccactccaAGAGGAAGCGGGGACCCCGGACGCCGCCCCCAGCGGCCAAGGAGGACGGCCCCTCCACCGGCGTCACCTCCCAGAAGCCCCCAGCCGCCGCAGACCAGCCCCCTGTCGCCAGGACAGATGCCGCCTTCAGCGACTGGTCCGACGAGGACGTCCCGGAGCGCGGCGAGGTCCCAGCAAGTTCATCTGTCCCCCCAGAGAAGAAGGCAGCACCTGAGGCAGCTCGCAGAATGTCACGTGGCGTCCGTGAAAGACCAGAGCCCGCCATCGCACCACTGCTCCCGCAGGAGCCACCCGCCATTGCGCCCCTCATGCAGCCCCAGCTGCCGCTGCAGCCCCTGATCCCGCAGCACCTCCTACGCAAGCaccagcgcagcagcagcctgggCAGTAACCGCAGCCGCTCATCCTCCCGGCGGGTGAGGTCGCCCTCCAGCGAGTCCGCCCACCGCGGCGGCGAAGAGCAGCCGGGCCCACACtccaggagggggcgcctccAGGGTGCAGGGTCTCGTGACAGGGAgcgggagcaggagagggagcgtgaaagggagagagagcgggagagggagagagagcgggACAGAAGCATGGCTGTAGAGGCTAGCTCATCAGAGAGGAAATCCCGTATCGACCAGCTGAAGAGGGGCGAGCCCAGCCGCAGCACCTCCTCAG ATCGGCAGGATTCCCGCAGCCACAGCTCCCGGCGCAGCTCTCCGGAGTCGGAGCGGCAGGCACGCTCCCGGGCGGGATCTTACGACAGCCGCGAGCGGGAGAAGGATCGTGAGCGCGAACGAGAGCAGTTTGACCGAGACCGCGAGAGGAAGGACCCGCGGCAGCAGCAGAGGGCCGACTGGGAGCGGGCCGAACCTGAAGCCCGCGACTGGGTCGGGAGGAACCGGGACCCTGCGGCAGTGTTGATGCGTGGGGGGCGCGAGCCAATCAGAGAGCGGGACCTCAGGGAGCTGCGTAAACGAGAAGCGGAGCTTGAAAGAGACAGGCACCTGGCCGAGGGGCTGCTGCTGCACGATCGTGACCGCGACCATGACCGCGACCGGCTGCTGCTGGGACTCCCGCTGCACGTGGAGGTGAAGCCAGACCGGGCCGAGTTTGAGTCCCTAGCCAGAGAGGGCGCCTCCGGCGAGGGAGAAAAAAGCACAGACGGGACACGCAGCCTGGAGGAGTCATGTGAGGTGGAGAAGGCGGACAGTGCAGATG ACGAGGATGATGGGAAGGCGGGGGACACGCAGTCGGCGGCATCTGGCGGGGAGGAGTACGAGCCCATCAGCGATGACGAGCTGGACGAGATTCTGGCCGACAGCACAGCACAGAAGAGAGAGGAGCAACAGCAGGAAGAGGATAAGATCTCAG GGCCTCGGGATGTAATCGACGTGGACTGGTCCAGTCTGATGCCCAAGCAGCCATCGGAGCCCCGCACCCCAGGGGCGGCGCTGCTGCGCTTCACCCCAGGGGCCGTGCTGCTGCGGGCTGGCGTCTCCCGCCGCCTGGCTGGCCCCCAGCTCATCGACAGGGTCCGCGAGGCCTGCCGGGGCGAGCTGGACGACCCCAAAG ATGCAGACAGATTATTTGAGCATGAACTGGGGGCTCTGAACATGGCCACCCTGAACCGCAAGGAGGAGAGAGCAGGCCTGCTGCGGAACCTCGGCCCCTGCTGCAAGGCCCTGTGCGCCCGCAGGGACATCACCATCCGCAGGCAGCTACTCAAGAACGACAAG GGCACAACTAGGCAGATCTACAGCGCCACCCCAGTGGACAATGAAATACTGCGGCTCAGTGTGCGTCTGCTGAAGAGGAAAATGGCATCCTGTGGAAGCAGCGATGCCCCGGGGCAGGAGAGGTCTGAGGGGGCGCTAGAAGTTCCCCCACCAGCGACCCCACCTTTGTCTGAAGTCTGTGCTTCCTGA
- the zc3h13 gene encoding zinc finger CCCH domain-containing protein 13 isoform X2 yields the protein MSKIRRKVTVENSKTISDSSGTPTPSRRPSVFERLGPSTGSNAAETHCRNWLKTGNCSYGNTCRYTHGTQARGKGFSGTYRRSSERPTGDLRERMKNKRQDVEPDAQKRDTEETTSPTARQRDSSRGRHREKEDIKITKERTPASEEEQAEWEANREDSDNGDGDYDYELSLEMKRQKIQRELMKLEQENMDKREEIVIKKEEPVNKSRTSSLSKVSPEPSSSKGSPCSRKSSGSPKRKATAKATGSGKKEKASVISSPVSDQSRPSKAAHNKKKGPRTPSPPPPPATAESPVVGKKHKGKHKNKEKLEEKPKESKERGRDAEKHKDKKEKRRDRSESSHKPKRSATSEERSASASPPPREVSPKQHSPRPSAQKLPALASSPLHRSPSPPRRRRSPSPARHPSPSSRSGSSATPAYLRESGSPAPGRRSRSPAQRGPISTTTSSPPPRRLSPGRNRSRGRSERERSPAAHDRRHERRDESRGKREKDGQEERGYEAEQSVAREEREGRERREARERRETRADGRSGRDSLEYRDRERDRDRERERERERERERDRADSKRKEEPALEERGYGRGHAREDSGRTEARVESRPESRSERPGRGRGRTAEAADKGVRSSRSSQFEGGNGGGSFHDNWESRSSGGASSYPERSTDRGGTERERDRYEGDRRGEPARDSSYDRRGGHTERERRDRVSPPSNRHRGRSEEAEREERRDERRVDRADERREERERREREREREKEREKEREKEREREREKERAREREEREREREEREREREKEREREREERERDRKEREREREEREREREERERERKERERERQRDWEEREKSREERRERRDDPRDERSVRDTHEDRKSRKRQRMQSTSSPKPSPKRAREASPPDSDGYNSAEEKGGEKHRLLSQVVRPQEPPRSPPRALMEEKPSRWRDDDRKADKRDSGGVRGRHEEPQARGGDRRGGNDHLDSKEPQEPPPPAASAASGLEEKEAATAVAHDEGKKKTKSQKKGLKRNRKEEDGGAPPAERFSSEAPASQETPAPLLSPRKVPKKKALEKKRKHSRGGESDVSDEETHHHHHSKRKRGPRTPPPAAKEDGPSTGVTSQKPPAAADQPPVARTDAAFSDWSDEDVPERGEVPASSSVPPEKKAAPEAARRMSRGVRERPEPAIAPLLPQEPPAIAPLMQPQLPLQPLIPQHLLRKHQRSSSLGSNRSRSSSRRVRSPSSESAHRGGEEQPGPHSRRGRLQGAGSRDREREQERERERERERERERERDRSMAVEASSSERKSRIDQLKRGEPSRSTSSDRQDSRSHSSRRSSPESERQARSRAGSYDSREREKDREREREQFDRDRERKDPRQQQRADWERAEPEARDWVGRNRDPAAVLMRGGREPIRERDLRELRKREAELERDRHLAEGLLLHDRDRDHDRDRLLLGLPLHVEVKPDRAEFESLAREGASGEGEKSTDGTRSLEESCEVEKADSADDEDDGKAGDTQSAASGGEEYEPISDDELDEILADSTAQKREEQQQEEDKISGPRDVIDVDWSSLMPKQPSEPRTPGAALLRFTPGAVLLRAGVSRRLAGPQLIDRVREACRGELDDPKDADRLFEHELGALNMATLNRKEERAGLLRNLGPCCKALCARRDITIRRQLLKNDKGTTRQIYSATPVDNEILRLSVRLLKRKMASCGSSDAPGQERSEGALEVPPPATPPLSEVCAS from the exons ATGTCCAAGATAAGGCGGAAGGTAACAGTGGAGAATTCGAAGACTATATCTGACAGCAGCGGCACCCCAACCCCCTCACGCCGACCCAGCGTGTTTGAAAGACTCGGCCCCAGCACAGGAAGTAATGCTGCTGAG ACACACTGTAGAAATTGGCTGAAGACTGGGAATTGCAGTTACGGCAACACTTGTCGCTACACACATGGAACTCAGGCCAGGGGCAAAGGCTTCAGTGGAACATATCGAAG GTCATCGGAGAGGCCCACTGGCGATCTCCGGGAGAGGATGAAGAACAAGAGGCAGGATGTGGAGCCTGATGCCCAGAAGAGAGATACAGAAGAGACAACGTCCCCTACAGCCAGA CAGCGAGATTCCTCCCGAGGCCGACATCGGGAAAAGGAGGATATAAAGATAACGAAAGAGCGAACACCTGCCAGCGAGGAAGAGCAAGCAGAGTGGGAAGCTAACCGCGAAG ACTCTGATAACGGTGACGGCGATTACGACTACGAGCTGTCTCTGGAGATGAAGAGGCAGAAGATCCAGCGGGAGCTGATGAAGCTGGAGCAGGAGAACATGGACAAGAGGGAGGAGATTGTTATCAAGAAAGAG GAACCGGTTAACAAGAGCCGGACCAGCAGCCTGTCGAAG GTTTCCCCTGAGCCCAGCAGTTCCAAAGGCTCCCCTTGCTCCCGGAAGTCCAGTGGGTCTCCCAAACGCAAGGCCACTGCTAAAGCCACAGGCTCCGGGAAAAAGGAGAAGGCATCTGTCATCTCCTCCCCCGTGTCGGATCAGAGCAG GCCCTCCAAGGCGGCTCACAACAAGAAGAAGGGTCCTCGCACTCCCagcccgccccctcccccggcCACGGCAGAGAGCCCCGTGGTGGGCAAGAAGCACAAGGGCAAGCACAAGAACAAGGAGAAGCTGGAGGAGAAGCCCAAAGAGAGCAAGGAGCGGGGCCGCGATGCCGAGAAGCACAAGGACAAGAAGGAGAAGCGCCG AGATCGCTCCGAGAGCTCCCACAAGCCCAAGCGGTCAGCCACTTCTGAAGAGAGATCGGCCAgcgcctcccccccaccccgggaggTGTCCCCCAAGCAGCATTCGCCCCGGCCGTCTGCCCAGAAGCTCCCTGCCCTCGCGTCCTCTCCCCTGCACCG GTCACCAAGCCCTCCACGCCGCCGCCGGAGCCCCTCACCCGCCCGGcatccctccccctcctcccgcTCCGGCTCATCAGCCACCCCGGCTTATCTGCGGGAGTCTGGCTCCCCGGCCCCGGGGCGGCGCTCTCGCTCACCGGCCCAGCGTGGCCCCATCAGCACCACCACCTCATCACCTCCACCGCGCCGGCTCAGTCCCGGGCGCAACCGCTCTCGGGGCCGCTCCGAGAGGGAGAGGAGTCCGGCCGCTCATGACCGGCGTCACGAGCGCAGAGATG AGTCCCGGGGCAAGAGGGAGAAAGACGGCCAGGAGGAGCGTGGCTACGAAGCGGAGCAGAGCGTGGCGCGTGAGGAGCGCGAGGGCCGCGAGCGGCGGGAGGCCCGGGAGCGCAGGGAGACCCGCGCCGACGGACGCTCCGGAAGAGACTCGCTGGAGTACAGGGATCGTGAGCGTGACCGGGACCGCGAGCGAGAGCGTGAGAGGGAACGCGAGAGGGAGCGTGACCGGGCCGACTCCAAGCGGAAGGAAGAGCCTGCCCTGGAGGAGCGAGGCTATGGGCGTGGCCACGCCCGCGAGGACAGCGGCCGCACTGAGGCCAGGGTGGAGTCTCGGCCAGAGTCCCGCTCAGAGAGGCCCGGAAGGGGGCGGGGCCGCACCGCCGAGGCTGCGGACAAAG GGGTCCGCAGCTCCCGGAGCTCCCAGTTTGAAGGTGGCAATGGGGGAGGTTCCTTCCATGACAACTGGGAGTCGCGCAGCAGTGGGGGAGCCAGCAGCTACCCCGAGCGAAGCACGGACCGGGGTGGCACTGAGCGGGAGCGTGACCGCTATGAAGGGGACCGCCGCGGGGAGCCGGCCAGGGACTCTTCATACGACCGCCGGGGAGGCCACACAGAGCGTGAGCGCCGGGACAGAG TCTCTCCCCCCTCGAACAGGCACCGGGGCCGCAGCgaggaggcagagagggaggagCGACGGGACGAGCGGCGAGTGGACCGGGCTGATGAACGGAGGGAGGAGCGGGAGAGACGGGAGCGGGAGCgtgagcgggagaaggagcgtgagaaggagagggagaaggagcgGGAGAGGGAACGGGAGAAGGAGCGTGCCCGGGAGCGTGAAGAGCGCGAGCGAGAGCGTGAAGAGCGGGAGCGAGAGCGTGAGAAAGAGCGGGAACGGGAGCGGGAGGAGCGGGAGCGTGATAGGAAGGAACGGGAGCGGGAACGGGAAGAGCGAGAGAGGGAGCGCGAggagcgtgagcgtgagaggaAGGAGAGGGAGCGGGAACGCCAGCGCGACTGGGAAGAGCGAGAGAAGAGCCGTGAGGAGCGCCGTGAACGCCGGGATGACCCACGGGATGAGCGCTCTGTCAGGGATACTCATGAGGACCGGAAGAGCAG GAAAAGGCAACGTATGCAGAGCACGTCCAGCCCCAAGCCTTCTCCAAAGAGAGCCAGGGAGGCCAGCCCCCCTGACAGCGATGGCTACAACAGTGCAGAGGAGAAAG GCGGTGAGAAGCACAGGCTTCTGAGTCAGGTGGTGCGCCCGCAGGAACCgccccgctctccccccaggGCCCTCATGGAGGAGAAGCCCAGCCGCTGGAGGGATGATGACCGCAAGGCCGATAAGCGAGACTCTGGCGGCGTCAGGGGCCGGCACGAGGAGCCACAGGCCCGGGGAGGAGACCGGCGTGGAGGGAACGACCACTTGGACAGTAAAGAGCCACAGGAGCcgccccctccggctgcctccgctgcCTCTGGCCTCGAGGAGAAGGAGGCAGCGACAGCAGTGGCCCACGATGAGGGCAAGAAGAAGACCAAGTCTCAGAAGAAGGGGCTGAAGAGGAACCgcaaggaggaggatgggggcgCTCCCCCCGCTGAACGCTTCAGCTCCGAAGCCCCTGCCTCGCAGGAGACCCCTGCTCCACTGCTGTCTCCCCGCAAGGTGCCCAAGAAGAAGGCGCTGGAGAAGAAGCGCAAGCACTCCCGGGGGGGCGAGTCCGATGTGTCTGACGAGGAgacacaccaccaccaccactccaAGAGGAAGCGGGGACCCCGGACGCCGCCCCCAGCGGCCAAGGAGGACGGCCCCTCCACCGGCGTCACCTCCCAGAAGCCCCCAGCCGCCGCAGACCAGCCCCCTGTCGCCAGGACAGATGCCGCCTTCAGCGACTGGTCCGACGAGGACGTCCCGGAGCGCGGCGAGGTCCCAGCAAGTTCATCTGTCCCCCCAGAGAAGAAGGCAGCACCTGAGGCAGCTCGCAGAATGTCACGTGGCGTCCGTGAAAGACCAGAGCCCGCCATCGCACCACTGCTCCCGCAGGAGCCACCCGCCATTGCGCCCCTCATGCAGCCCCAGCTGCCGCTGCAGCCCCTGATCCCGCAGCACCTCCTACGCAAGCaccagcgcagcagcagcctgggCAGTAACCGCAGCCGCTCATCCTCCCGGCGGGTGAGGTCGCCCTCCAGCGAGTCCGCCCACCGCGGCGGCGAAGAGCAGCCGGGCCCACACtccaggagggggcgcctccAGGGTGCAGGGTCTCGTGACAGGGAgcgggagcaggagagggagcgtgaaagggagagagagcgggagagggagagagagcgggACAGAAGCATGGCTGTAGAGGCTAGCTCATCAGAGAGGAAATCCCGTATCGACCAGCTGAAGAGGGGCGAGCCCAGCCGCAGCACCTCCTCAG ATCGGCAGGATTCCCGCAGCCACAGCTCCCGGCGCAGCTCTCCGGAGTCGGAGCGGCAGGCACGCTCCCGGGCGGGATCTTACGACAGCCGCGAGCGGGAGAAGGATCGTGAGCGCGAACGAGAGCAGTTTGACCGAGACCGCGAGAGGAAGGACCCGCGGCAGCAGCAGAGGGCCGACTGGGAGCGGGCCGAACCTGAAGCCCGCGACTGGGTCGGGAGGAACCGGGACCCTGCGGCAGTGTTGATGCGTGGGGGGCGCGAGCCAATCAGAGAGCGGGACCTCAGGGAGCTGCGTAAACGAGAAGCGGAGCTTGAAAGAGACAGGCACCTGGCCGAGGGGCTGCTGCTGCACGATCGTGACCGCGACCATGACCGCGACCGGCTGCTGCTGGGACTCCCGCTGCACGTGGAGGTGAAGCCAGACCGGGCCGAGTTTGAGTCCCTAGCCAGAGAGGGCGCCTCCGGCGAGGGAGAAAAAAGCACAGACGGGACACGCAGCCTGGAGGAGTCATGTGAGGTGGAGAAGGCGGACAGTGCAGATG ACGAGGATGATGGGAAGGCGGGGGACACGCAGTCGGCGGCATCTGGCGGGGAGGAGTACGAGCCCATCAGCGATGACGAGCTGGACGAGATTCTGGCCGACAGCACAGCACAGAAGAGAGAGGAGCAACAGCAGGAAGAGGATAAGATCTCAG GGCCTCGGGATGTAATCGACGTGGACTGGTCCAGTCTGATGCCCAAGCAGCCATCGGAGCCCCGCACCCCAGGGGCGGCGCTGCTGCGCTTCACCCCAGGGGCCGTGCTGCTGCGGGCTGGCGTCTCCCGCCGCCTGGCTGGCCCCCAGCTCATCGACAGGGTCCGCGAGGCCTGCCGGGGCGAGCTGGACGACCCCAAAG ATGCAGACAGATTATTTGAGCATGAACTGGGGGCTCTGAACATGGCCACCCTGAACCGCAAGGAGGAGAGAGCAGGCCTGCTGCGGAACCTCGGCCCCTGCTGCAAGGCCCTGTGCGCCCGCAGGGACATCACCATCCGCAGGCAGCTACTCAAGAACGACAAG GGCACAACTAGGCAGATCTACAGCGCCACCCCAGTGGACAATGAAATACTGCGGCTCAGTGTGCGTCTGCTGAAGAGGAAAATGGCATCCTGTGGAAGCAGCGATGCCCCGGGGCAGGAGAGGTCTGAGGGGGCGCTAGAAGTTCCCCCACCAGCGACCCCACCTTTGTCTGAAGTCTGTGCTTCCTGA